Part of the Chitinivibrionales bacterium genome, AGATTGTAAAATGGCGTCTCAAACCATCGGCATTATTCACAGAGGGGAAATTTAAAGCGCCACCGTCTTCCCGTTCTGGCGCAGCGACCGGTCGCAAGCATCGAGCAATCGTACGACGTGGAGGCCCGATTCGCCGTCGTTGATCGGTTTCGTGCCGCTCCCCACGCATTCGATGAAATATTCCGTTTCGTCCTTCAGCGCTTCCTTGTTTTCGAGTTTCGGCGTCCAGATGTCGCCGGAGCGGTAGTTCACCAGCAGATTGTAAATGCCCTCCTGGGTCGTCACGTCGATGCCCTTGTCGTACACCTTGATCTTTTCGTCGTCGGTGCCGTCGTTCCACACGAGCATTTTTTTCTCGCCGCCGATGAGCGTGGTGCGGATCTTGACAGGGGAGAGCCAGTTGACGTTGATATGGGCGATGAGGTTGGAGGCGAAATACACGGCGATGTAGGCGATGTCTTCGAACCCGTTGATGTGCGCCCTGCCGTAGGCGGCGACTTCGACGGGACGGTCTTCGATGAGGTGGCTCATGATGGAAAAATCGTGCGGCGCAAGGTCCCAGATGACGTTGACGTCATGCTGGAAAAGGCCGAGGTTCACGCGGGTCGAGTCGTAATAATAGATATTGCCGAGCGCCTTCTCACGGATGAGGTCCTTGATTTTCCGCACCGCGCCCGTAAAGAGAAAAGTATGGTCCACCATGACGACAAGATTTTTTTGCGCGGCGAGTTCGATCAGCGCTTCCGCGTGCGCGATGGAATCGGTGAACGGTTTTTCGATGAATACATGTTTCCCGTTTTCCAAGGCGGTTTTTGCAAGTTCAAAATGGGATGACACCGGCGTCACGATCGCCACCGCGTCGATGTCGGGGGACCCGAGAATGTCGCGGCTGTCGGTGACCGAAGCGATGCAGGGGTGGTTCGTCGTGAGCTTTTTCAACGTTTCGGGCTTTTTATCGCATACCGCAACGACTTTTGCGTTGTCGGCGTTGCAGAAGTTCCGCACGATGTTCGGTCCCCAGTACCCGTAGCCGATAACGCCGATGTTAACCATAGTATCAATTCTCATTGGTAAACTGTCAATATCCCGTCATGCCGCCCGGTTTCTTCATCGCTCCGGTCAATAGGCGCCTTTGAAAATGGCGGCCGGGGTGCTGAGCATCAATTTGAAGTCCCACCACAGGGACCACCTGGTGATATATTGCAGATCCATCCTCACCATCGTGTCAAACGATGTGGCGCTCCGTCCTTTTACCTGCCAGAATCCGGTGATGCCGGGTTTGATTTCCAAGACCCGGCGTTTGTGCCAGGAAAGGTAATTTTCAATTTCATAAGGAATGGGCGGACGGGGCCCCACCAGCGACATGTCGCCGAAAAGAACATTAAACAACTGCGGTATTTCGTCAAGACTCGTTTTCCTGAGGAACTTGCCGATTCTCGTTACCCTCGGGTCGTTCACTATCTTATAAACCCCGGGCTGCTGCGCTGCTGCGCCTTCGGTTTTCCCTTGTATGAGGTTTTTTACAAAGTCCCTATGCACCGCGCAATCGCACCCGACGCGCATGGACCGGAATTTATAGAAGGTAAATTTGTTTCCGCGCAAACCGATGCGGGTCTGGGTGAATAACACCGGTCCGTTTGAGCTGCATTTGACCAGAACGGCGATGATGATGAAAAGAGGTGAGAACAATAGGATGAGAAAAATGCTGCCGATGATGTCGGCGCACCGTTTAAACAGGAGCGTCAACCGTTTTGCCGGTCGAAAATCATCAAGGACGGGATAGAACCTGAGATCAGCGATATTCCCCGGCCCCCCCGGAGATGAGGCGTTCTCGTCGGGAAACAGGGCGCAGGACACGGCGATCTTACTGCCTCGTTCCGGCCCGAATGCAACGATCAGGTTTTTATAAATTTTCTCTAATATTGTTTGTTTGGACGAGCCCGATATTTCTGTGTAGATGATGCCGATGTGCTGGCCGGATTTGTACCACCCTTTTATGTCGATGTCCCTGGTTGATGCCGTGAGAAGTAACGCTATTTCCTGTGCGAATATTTTGTGGCTGGTGCGGGAGGCCACCTCACCGATGCCGAGCATCACGAGGAGAATTGATTTCTGAGAACGTTCGCTCCTTTTTCTCTCGATGACGAGCATGTTATGGAAATAATCTTCGGAATAAAAACCGAATTCCTGGTCAAAGACCGCGAAGTTTTTCCGTGGCGTTTCATTATTAAAAATTGGTTCCAGAAACCCGTTGTGGAAATATTTCTTGGTGTTCATGCGTCCCGTCCTCTCGCTGCGACAACTCGCACGCAGTTACTTTTCCACTCGTGAATTTTGCCTTTTAAAATGGATATGCAAACGGTATGCCTACACAAAACGGAGGCTCGATGGAGATGAAGCACGTCTTTTTTTGAATTAAACTATTTACAAAATTGATTAAGGAAGTGGAGGCCTTCAGATGACGCACCCATCTTCCACACCTTTTGCGGGGAACATTTTACCTCGAATTTAATTATTATATATGAGAATATTTTTTTCGATTTCAAGAAAAGTCCTGGCAAAAGTCTTTTTTTATTAAAAAAACGCTGTTTTGCCCGTTTCCCAAAACAGGCATGCACATTGCAAATAGATATGAAGCAATTTTAATAATGAAGGACGGCGGGGATTGCACGCGCAGAAAAATCCTGTCAATACCATCACGAGTGGAAGAGATGGTATTTCAGTGACCGGAAGAAAAACCTTATCAAGACATCCTCTTTTGGTGAATTTATTCTTTTTAGATTATGCCAGACAATTACGCAAAGGAAATGCCACTGGATTTAAT contains:
- a CDS encoding Gfo/Idh/MocA family oxidoreductase, translating into MVNIGVIGYGYWGPNIVRNFCNADNAKVVAVCDKKPETLKKLTTNHPCIASVTDSRDILGSPDIDAVAIVTPVSSHFELAKTALENGKHVFIEKPFTDSIAHAEALIELAAQKNLVVMVDHTFLFTGAVRKIKDLIREKALGNIYYYDSTRVNLGLFQHDVNVIWDLAPHDFSIMSHLIEDRPVEVAAYGRAHINGFEDIAYIAVYFASNLIAHINVNWLSPVKIRTTLIGGEKKMLVWNDGTDDEKIKVYDKGIDVTTQEGIYNLLVNYRSGDIWTPKLENKEALKDETEYFIECVGSGTKPINDGESGLHVVRLLDACDRSLRQNGKTVAL
- a CDS encoding sugar transferase, which produces MNTKKYFHNGFLEPIFNNETPRKNFAVFDQEFGFYSEDYFHNMLVIERKRSERSQKSILLVMLGIGEVASRTSHKIFAQEIALLLTASTRDIDIKGWYKSGQHIGIIYTEISGSSKQTILEKIYKNLIVAFGPERGSKIAVSCALFPDENASSPGGPGNIADLRFYPVLDDFRPAKRLTLLFKRCADIIGSIFLILLFSPLFIIIAVLVKCSSNGPVLFTQTRIGLRGNKFTFYKFRSMRVGCDCAVHRDFVKNLIQGKTEGAAAQQPGVYKIVNDPRVTRIGKFLRKTSLDEIPQLFNVLFGDMSLVGPRPPIPYEIENYLSWHKRRVLEIKPGITGFWQVKGRSATSFDTMVRMDLQYITRWSLWWDFKLMLSTPAAIFKGAY